The following are from one region of the Calorimonas adulescens genome:
- a CDS encoding thiamine pyrophosphate-dependent enzyme — protein sequence MATLRDIAKKPELLSGGHRLCAGCGAPVTVRRILSAVPEDTHVVVANATGCLEVSTTVYPYSAWRTSYIHSAFENAGATISGVEAAYKAMKRRGKINEKFKFIAFGGDGGTYDIGLQSLSGALERGHDFVYVCYDNGAYMNTGIQRSSATPMYADTTTSPVGDVIPGKSQPRKELADIAVAHNIPYVAQSTPAHWKDLYEKAEKAINVDGPALLNVLAICPRGWRTETAEGMEITRLAVETCVWPLFEVVEGKWRLTYKPRKKLPVEEYLKKQGRFKHMFQPGNEHLIEEFQKQVDRRWEEILARCGEI from the coding sequence ATGGCAACTTTAAGAGATATAGCCAAAAAACCCGAGCTTCTTAGTGGAGGACACAGACTCTGTGCTGGCTGCGGTGCCCCCGTTACAGTGAGAAGGATTTTAAGCGCGGTACCAGAAGATACCCATGTGGTTGTGGCCAACGCCACAGGTTGTCTTGAGGTCTCAACGACTGTCTATCCATACTCTGCATGGAGGACATCATATATTCACAGTGCTTTTGAAAACGCTGGTGCCACCATAAGCGGTGTTGAGGCTGCATATAAAGCAATGAAGAGGAGAGGCAAGATAAATGAGAAGTTTAAATTCATAGCCTTTGGTGGAGATGGCGGTACCTATGATATAGGGCTTCAATCGCTTTCTGGTGCCTTAGAGCGTGGACATGACTTTGTATATGTGTGCTATGACAACGGCGCGTATATGAACACAGGTATTCAGAGATCTTCGGCTACGCCTATGTATGCCGATACTACTACAAGCCCTGTGGGTGATGTTATACCTGGCAAGTCACAACCAAGGAAAGAGCTTGCCGATATAGCAGTGGCTCATAATATTCCTTATGTGGCCCAGTCTACTCCGGCTCACTGGAAGGATCTATATGAAAAGGCTGAAAAGGCCATCAACGTCGATGGGCCAGCTCTGCTCAATGTTCTTGCTATATGCCCCAGAGGATGGAGGACTGAGACGGCCGAGGGTATGGAGATAACAAGACTGGCTGTTGAAACATGCGTATGGCCGCTGTTTGAGGTTGTAGAGGGTAAGTGGAGACTTACCTATAAACCGAGGAAAAAGCTGCCAGTTGAGGAATATCTAAAGAAACAAGGCAGATTTAAGCACATGTTCCAGCCAGGTAATGAGCATCTGATTGAAGAATTCCAGAAACAGGTTGACAGGCGCTGGGAAGAAATCCTTGCACGCTGCGGTGAGATATAG
- the porA gene encoding pyruvate ferredoxin oxidoreductase codes for MAKRVSLSGNEAAAFAMKQIDPDVVAAYPITPSTEIPQYFSQFVADGKVNSEFVAVESEHSAMSACIGASAAGARTMTATSSQGLALMWEMLYIAASLRLPIVMTVANRALSAPINIHNDHSDSMGARDSGWIQLYSESAQETYDNIIQAIKIAEDPRVSLPVMVCMDGFITSHALESIEVLEDEEVKRFIGEYNPEEFLLNAEHPIAMGALDLPPYYFEHKRQEEHAMENARKVILEVAEEYEKLTGRKYGYFEKYALDDADIAIVVLNSTAGTTKVVVDELRAQGIKAGLLKPRTYRPLPAKEIFDALKNVKAVAVLDKADSFGAYGPLFTDIRSIMFDNKDIKIVNYIYGLGGRDVGARDIEMVYNDLMDIVKTGKVYEVKKYLGVREKGGEEAWQL; via the coding sequence ATGGCAAAGAGAGTTTCTTTATCGGGTAATGAAGCAGCAGCTTTTGCTATGAAGCAAATCGATCCTGATGTGGTTGCTGCATATCCTATCACACCTTCAACAGAGATACCTCAGTATTTTTCGCAGTTTGTGGCTGATGGCAAGGTCAATTCCGAATTTGTTGCGGTAGAGTCAGAACACAGTGCTATGAGTGCCTGTATAGGTGCATCGGCAGCAGGAGCCAGGACGATGACGGCTACTTCTTCGCAGGGCCTGGCCTTAATGTGGGAAATGCTCTATATAGCTGCCTCGCTGAGGCTGCCTATAGTTATGACAGTTGCGAACAGGGCACTTTCAGCCCCAATAAATATTCACAATGACCACAGTGACTCCATGGGTGCGAGGGATTCAGGATGGATTCAGCTGTATTCAGAAAGTGCCCAGGAAACCTACGACAATATAATACAGGCGATAAAGATTGCTGAAGATCCCAGGGTGAGCCTGCCGGTAATGGTATGTATGGACGGTTTTATAACCAGCCATGCCTTGGAGAGCATTGAGGTGCTTGAAGACGAAGAGGTAAAGAGATTTATAGGTGAATATAATCCTGAAGAGTTTTTATTGAATGCAGAGCACCCCATTGCAATGGGCGCACTGGACCTGCCGCCGTACTATTTTGAGCATAAGAGGCAGGAAGAGCATGCAATGGAAAACGCTAGAAAGGTTATATTGGAGGTCGCTGAGGAATACGAAAAATTGACCGGCAGAAAATATGGTTATTTTGAAAAGTATGCCCTTGATGATGCGGATATAGCTATCGTGGTATTAAACTCCACTGCTGGTACAACCAAGGTGGTTGTTGATGAACTGAGGGCTCAAGGTATCAAGGCTGGCCTGTTAAAGCCAAGGACGTATAGGCCGCTTCCAGCCAAAGAGATCTTTGACGCACTGAAAAATGTGAAAGCTGTAGCAGTTTTGGATAAGGCAGACAGCTTTGGGGCATATGGGCCGCTTTTTACAGATATCAGGAGTATAATGTTTGACAATAAGGATATAAAGATCGTTAACTATATATATGGCCTTGGTGGCAGAGATGTTGGCGCAAGGGATATAGAGATGGTTTATAATGACCTTATGGATATTGTAAAGACTGGCAAGGTATACGAGGTTAAAAAATATCTTGGCGTTAGAGAAAAGGGTGGTGAAGAAGCATGGCAACTTTAA
- a CDS encoding 4Fe-4S binding protein has product MSEKVYKTGPDASWEELPKAGIIYEAGNSKEFKTGDWRVEKPEYHADRCIQCLFCWAYCPESAIIVKDGKVVGIDYDHCKGCGICAVECPDRAKAIQMVTE; this is encoded by the coding sequence ATGAGCGAAAAGGTCTACAAGACGGGGCCAGACGCATCATGGGAGGAACTGCCCAAGGCTGGTATTATCTACGAGGCTGGAAATTCTAAGGAATTTAAGACCGGGGATTGGAGAGTAGAAAAACCAGAATATCATGCGGATAGATGCATACAGTGCCTGTTCTGCTGGGCTTATTGTCCTGAATCAGCAATTATAGTTAAAGATGGTAAGGTTGTTGGTATAGATTATGATCATTGCAAAGGCTGCGGGATTTGTGCCGTAGAGTGTCCTGATAGGGCAAAAGCCATACAAATGGTTACAGAGTAA
- a CDS encoding 2-oxoacid:acceptor oxidoreductase family protein yields the protein MSKMLEIRWHGRGGQGAKTASLLLAQAAFEIGAYMQAFPEYGPERMGAPVTAYTRISNEPIRIHSNIYEPDVEVVIDPTLIGTVDVTAGLKEEGILLVNTPKSPEYVKEKTGFKGKVYTIDASQISLDEIGGNFPNTPMLAAVVKVTGILDEAKFIENMEGNFRKKFAHKLQVVDGNMRALKRAMQEVKGL from the coding sequence GTGTCCAAGATGCTGGAAATTCGCTGGCATGGTAGAGGCGGACAAGGTGCAAAGACAGCGTCTCTTTTGCTTGCTCAGGCAGCATTTGAGATTGGGGCGTATATGCAGGCATTCCCGGAGTATGGTCCGGAGAGGATGGGAGCTCCGGTTACAGCCTATACGAGGATCAGCAATGAACCAATAAGAATCCATTCAAATATTTATGAACCTGATGTTGAGGTGGTTATAGATCCAACACTTATAGGTACGGTTGATGTTACTGCAGGGCTAAAGGAGGAGGGCATTCTCCTGGTAAATACACCAAAAAGTCCTGAATATGTAAAGGAAAAGACAGGCTTTAAAGGAAAGGTCTACACAATTGATGCTTCTCAGATTTCACTGGATGAAATAGGTGGTAACTTCCCGAACACTCCTATGCTTGCTGCGGTTGTAAAGGTGACAGGCATACTTGATGAGGCGAAGTTTATTGAGAATATGGAGGGCAACTTCAGGAAAAAGTTTGCGCACAAACTTCAGGTTGTGGATGGAAATATGCGTGCCCTTAAGAGGGCTATGCAGGAGGTGAAGGGCTTATGA
- a CDS encoding pro-sigmaK processing inhibitor BofA family protein — translation MDGIGINIIIAYIVGLILLYLLGWVLLTPIKIVWRLLYNGIIGGIILVILNFVGGHFGLHIPLNPFSALIAGFLGVPGIILLLLLQYLL, via the coding sequence GTGGATGGTATCGGAATCAATATAATAATAGCGTATATCGTAGGTCTTATCCTGCTGTATCTTTTAGGATGGGTGCTCCTTACACCGATAAAGATTGTATGGCGGCTGTTATATAACGGAATCATTGGTGGCATAATTCTTGTAATACTCAACTTTGTTGGGGGGCACTTTGGACTTCATATACCATTAAACCCATTTTCTGCTCTTATTGCAGGGTTTCTTGGTGTGCCGGGCATAATTTTACTTTTGCTGTTGCAATACCTGCTGTAG
- a CDS encoding YaaL family protein, with product MINLNANYFNDILSRANKIFAGGSMEDSESRDATVLIAAIERAKEEMQYAENYFESVYDPDLVDHAIYYREAARKKYDYLLKLAKKEGLIKAE from the coding sequence TCAATGATATTTTGAGTAGGGCTAATAAAATTTTTGCAGGGGGGTCCATGGAGGACAGCGAGAGTAGAGATGCGACGGTACTTATAGCAGCTATAGAACGTGCCAAAGAAGAGATGCAGTATGCGGAAAATTACTTTGAATCTGTTTATGACCCCGACCTTGTTGACCATGCAATATACTATAGGGAAGCTGCAAGAAAGAAATATGACTATCTTCTGAAGCTGGCCAAAAAGGAGGGTCTTATAAAAGCAGAATAA